CCGCGCAGCAGCACCGTCCCGGCATCGAGGGCTGAGGCCCCGCCCGGGGTCAGCGCCGCCGCGCCTCGGCCAGCGCCTGCGCCAGGTAGGGCGCGGTGCGGCTGGCGCGCGTGGCCGCCACCTGCGCCGGCGCACCGGCGGCGACGATGCGGCCGCCGTCGTGACCGGCACCCGGGCCGACATCGAGCACCCAGTCGGCCTGGGCCGCGACCCGCATCTCGTGCTCCACCAGCACCACCGTGTGGCCGGCGTCGGCCAGCTGGTGCAGTTGCGCCATCAGCCGGTCGACATCGGCCGGGTGCAGCCCGGTGGTCGGTTCGTCCAGCAGATACAGGGCCGGCGTGCGGCTGGCCCGCTGCAGCTCGGTGGCCAGCTTGATGCGCTGGGCCTCGCCACCCGACAGCTCGGTGGCCGGCTGGCCCAGGCGCAGGTAGCCCAGGCCGATCGCCTGCAGCACCTGCAGCGGCCGCGCCACCGCCGCCTCGCCGGCGAACAGCTGCGTGGCCTGGTCCACGGTCAGCGCCAGCACCTCGGCGATCGTCCGGCCCTCCCAGCGCACCTCCAGCGTCGGCGCGTTGTAGCGCGCCCCGCGGCAGCTCGGGCAGGGCGCGTAGACGCTGGGCATGAACAGCAGCTCCACCGACACGAAGCCCTCGCCCTCGCAGGTGGCGCAGCGTCCCTTGGGCAGGTTGAAGGAGAAGCGGCCGGCGTCGTAGCGGCGCCGGCGCGCCGCCGGCGTGGCGGCGAACAGCTGGCGCACCGCGTCGAACAGGCCGGTGTAGGTGGCCAGGTTGGAGCGCGGCGTGCGGCCGATCGGCTTCTGGTCCACCTGCACCAGCCGCCCGATCGCCTCCAGCCCGGCGACGATGCGGCCGCGCACCGGCTCGGTCCGCTCGGCCAGCGGATCGGCCTCTGCTTCCGGCGCGGCCTCGCCGCCCAGGTGGGCGGCCACCAGGTCGTGCAGCGCCTGCGTCACCAGGCTGGACTTGCCCGAGCCCGAGACGCCGGTCACCACCGTCAGGCAGCCCAGCGGGATCTCGGCGTCCACGCCCTGCAGGTTGTTGCGGTGCACGCCCTGCAGCCGCAGCCAGCCGCGCGGCGTCCGCGGCGCGCGCACCGGCGCGGCCACCTCGCCCAGCAGGTAGGGCCGGGTGCGCGACTCGGCCACGCCGGCCAGGCCGGCCGGCGCCCCGCTGTACAGGACACGGCCGCCGTGCTCGCCGGCATCGGGGCCCACGTCCACCAGCCAGTCGGCGCGCCGCATGGTGGCCACGTCGTGCTCGACGACGAACAGCGTGTTGCCCGCCGCCCGCAGCCGCTGCAGGGCGTCGAACAGGGCCTCGCCGTCGACCGGGTGCAGGCCGGCCGAGGGCTCGTCCAGCACGTACACCACGCCGAACAGCTGCGAGCCGAGCTGGGTCGCCAGCCGCAGCCGCTGCAGCTCGCCCGGCGACAGCGTGGGCGTGGACCGGTCGAGCGACAGGTAGCCCAGCCCGAGCTGCTCCAGCGTCGCGATGCGCCCGACCAGCTCGCGCGCGAGGCGCTGGGCGGCCAGGCGCTTTTCCTCCGACAGGTCGGGCGTGCGGCGCACGTCGGGCGCGGCCGCGTGCGCCGCGCCGCCGGCCGCCACCCGCCTGGTGACCGCGGCCCGGGCCGCCGCCCGCCCCAGCGCCTGGCCGTGGGCGGCGACGAACTCGCCGCGCGCCGCCGGCTCGAGCAGCTGGCGCAATGACGTCAACGGCAGGCGCGCCAGCTGGCCGATGTCCTGGCCGGCGAAGGTGACCGACAGCGCCTCGGGCTTGAGCCGCTTGCCCTCGCACACCGGACAGGTCGCGCCCGACAGGAAGCGGGTGACCCGCTTCTTCATCAGCGCGCTCTGGGTGGTGGCGAAGGTCTGCAGCACGTAGGCGCGGGCACCGGTGAAGGTGCCCATGTAGCTCGGCTCCGTCTTCGCGCGCAGGGCGGCCCGGGTCTCCCGCGGCGTGAAGCCGGCGTACACCGGCACCGTGGGCGTCTCGTCGGTGTACAGGATCCAGTCGCGGTCCTTCTTCGGCAACTCGCGCCAGGGCTTGTCGACGTCGTAGCCCAGCGTGACCAGGATGTCGCGCAGGTTCTGGCCGTGCCAGGCCGGCGGCCAGGACGCGATGGCGCGCTCGCGGATGCTGAGCGAGTCGTCCGGCACCATCGCCCGCTCGGCCACCTCGTACACCTGGCCCAGCCCGTGGCAGCGCGGGCAGGCGCCCTGCGGCGTGTTGGGCGAGAAGTCCTCCGCGTACAGCATCGGCTGGCGCGCCGGGTAGGTGCCGGCGCGCGAGTACAGCATCCGCAGGTGGCTCGACAGGGTGGTGACGCTGCCCACCGAGGAGCGCGCGCTGGGCGTCCCGCGCTGCTGCTGCAGCGCCACCGCCGGCGGCAGGCCGTCGATGGCGTCGACGTCCGGCACCCCGGCCTGGTCGATCAGCCGGCGCGCATAGGGCGACACCGACTCCAGGTAGCGCCGCTGGGCTTCGGCATACAGGGTGCCGAAGGCGAGCGAGGACTTGCCCGAGCCGGAGACGCCGGTGAACACCACCAGGGCATCGCGCGGGATGTCGACGTCGACGTCTTTCAGGTTGTGCTCACGGGCGCCGCGCACGCGCACGCAGGCGCCTGGCGGCGGCGGTGCGGCGGGCTCATCCGGCTGGCGCTCAGGGTCGGGGCGGGGGCGGTCGCGGGCCATGCCGGATGCTCGGCCGGCGCCGCCGCGGCCAGGGTCGGAAGGCACGGAACGGCCATGTAGTCCGGCGCGGCGTTTGGTTCTACGGGTTGCCCGCATGGTCGCGATGGCGCGACCGGTGAAAGATGCCCCGATCCACCGCCGCCTCCCGTCCGCAGCCATGCCCCTGCCCGACCGCTTCGCCGACGTCGACCAGCTCGAGGACGCCCTGTCCAGCCCCTCGCCGGCGCTGGTGCAGGCGCTGCGGCGCGTGCCCGGCGACCTGCTGGTGCTGGGCGTGGGCGGCAAGATGGGCCCGACCCTGGCCCGCATGGCCAGGCGCGCCGACCCGGACCGGCGCGTGATCGGCGTGGCCCGCTTCTCCCAGCCCGGCCTGCGCGAGGACCTGCAGCGGCACGGCATCGAGTGCATCGAGGCCGACCTGCTGTCGCGCGAGGCCCTGGCCGGCCTGCCGGATGCGCCCAACGTCGTCTTCATGGCCGGGCGCAAGTTCGGCTCGACCGGCAGCGAGTGGCTCACCTGGGCGATGAACGCGCACGTGCCGGCGCTGGTGGCCGAGCGCTACGCCCGTGCCCGCATCGTCGCCTTCTCCACCGCCTGCGTGTACCCCTTCGTCGACGCCGCCGGCCCCGGTGCGCCGGAGTCCCAGCCACCCACCGCGCCAGCCGGCGAGTACGCCAACTCCTGCGTCGCCCGCGAGCGCCTGTTCCAGCATTTCTCGCACCAGCAGCGCACGCCGGGGCGCCTGCTGCGGCTGTCGTACGCGATCGACATGCGCTACGGCGTGCTGCACGACGTCGCCCGCAAGGTGCTGGCGCGCGAGCCCATCGACCTGGCGATGGGGCACGCCAACATCATCTGGCAGGGCGAGGCCAACGACTGGGCGCTGCGCGCGCTGGCGCACTGCGACACGCCGACCAGCCCCCTCAACCTGAGCGGGCCCAAGGTGGCGATCCGGGCCGTGGCCCAGGGCCTGGGCCGGCGGCTGGGCATCGCGCCCGTGCTCACCGGCGCCGAGGCGCGCACCGCCTGGCTGGTCGACTGCGCCGAGGCCTTCCGCCTGTTCGGCCTGCCGCAGGTGTCGCTGGAGACCATGCTGGACTGGACGGCCGACTGGGCCGCGCGCGGCGGCGCCAGCCTGAACAAGCCGACCCACTACGAGGCGCGCGATGGCAAGTACTGAACTGCCCTGACCATGCACTGGACCGCCCTGCCCCCCGAGCCCCTCGCCGTGCTGCGGCGCGGCGCCGTCATCCCGGCGCACCTGCTGGCGCTGGACGCCGGGCGCCGGCTCGACGCACGCCGCCAGCGCGCCCTGACCCGCTACTACCTGGACGCCGGTGCCGGCGGCCTGGCGGTGGGCGTGCATTCGACCCAGTTCGCCATCCGCGACGTCGGCCTGTACGAGCCGGTGCTGGAGCTGGCCCTGCGCACCGCGCACGACTGGGAGCCGCTCGGCGGCCGCCGGCCGCTGTTCCTGGTGGCCGGGCTGGCGGGCGGCACCGCGCAGGCGGTGCGCGAGGCCACCATCGCGCGCGGGCTGGGCTACCACGCCGGCCTGCTCAGCCTGGCGGCGCTGCTCGGCGCCGGCGAGGACGAGCTGGTTGCGCACTGCGAGGCGGTGGCGGCGGTGCTGCCGCTGGTGGGCTTCTACCTGCAGCCGGCGGTCGGCGGCATCCACCTGCCGGCCAGCTTCTGGCAGCGCTTCGCCGCCATCGACAACGTGGTGGCGATCAAGATGGCGCCGTTCCACCGCTACCGCACGCTGGACGTGATCCGCGGCGTGGTGGCGGCGCGCGCCGAGGAGCGGGTGACGCTCTACACCGGCAACGACGACCACATCGTGCTGGACCTGCTGGCCCCGTTCACGCTGGTGCGTGACGGCCAGCCGGTGACGCTGCGCATCCGCGGCGGCCTGCTCGGGCACTGGAGCGTGTGGACCCGCTGCGCGGTGGAGCTGCTCGAGCGCATCCACGCCGCCGTCGCGGCCGGCAGCGTCCCGCCGCAGCTGCTGGCGCTGGACGCCCAGGTGACCGACTGCAACGCCGCCCTGTTCGACGTGGCGCACGACTTCCACGGCTGCATCGCCGGCTGCCACGAGGTGCTGCGGCGCCAGGGCCTGCTGGCCGGCACCTGGTGCCTGGACCCGGCCGAGGGCCTGAGCGCCGGCCAGGCCGACGAGCTCAGCCGGGTGGCGCGCGACTACCCGCACCTGGTGGACGACGCCTTCGTCGCCCGGCACCGCGAACGCTGGCTGGCGTGAGCGGCACCGCCGCGGCAACCCGGGCAAGCCTCGTTGACAGTGCCGGCACCCATCCCTAGAGTGAATTTCAATTCACCAAGTAGGGAATTGATCCCGCAGCCTCCAGGAGACAACCCGATGCACAAGCGCCTGTTCCTCCACGCCGCGGCCGCCGCGGTCGCCCTGGCCGTCGCCGGCCCCGCCGCCGCCCAGGCGTGGAAGCCGTCACGCCCCATCAACCTCATCGTGCCGTGGGCGGCCGGCGGCTCCACCGACCAGGTCACGCGCGTCACCGCGGCCGAACTGGAGAAGGCGCTGGGCCAGACCATCGTCATCGTCAACCAGCCCGGCGCCTCGGGCGCCATCGGCACCAAGAGCGCGCTCGACGCCGCCAAGGACGGCTACACCTGGACGGCCGGCGCCGCCCAGGACCTGGGCACCTACCAGGCGCTGGGCTCGGTCAACACCAGCATCAAGGACTGGCACCTGTTCCTGAACGTCGCCAACATCCAGGTGATCGGCGTCAATCCGGCGCGGCCCTGGAAGACCGCCAAGGAACTGCTGGACGACATGAAGGCCAAGCCGGGCCAGATCAGCGTCGCCACCGCCGGCGTCACCTCCGCCGCCCACGCCGCCATGGACCAGATCGTCAAGGCCACCGGGGTCAAGTACAAGGAGGTCTCGTACGACGGCGGCAACCCGGCCGTGGTGGCCACGGTGGCCGGCGAGGCCGACCTGACCACCCAGCTGGCGGTGGAGCAGGCCGACATGATCCGCGGCAAGCGCCTGCGCCCGCTGGCCACCGTCAGCGACAAGCCGCTCGAGCTCGAGGGCTACGGCAGCATCCCGCCGCTGTCGCAGACCGTGCCGGGCTTCACCGCGCCGGCCAACTACTTCGGCATCTTCATCCCCAAGGGCGTGCCCGACGAGGTGGTCAGGACGGTGGAGAAGATCTGGGCCGAGCAGATCGCCAAGAGCGATTCGCTCAAGAAGTACGCCACCAGCCGCGGGGCCCTGTTCAACCCGCTGGCCGGCGAGGCGGCGCAGAAGGCGGTGTTCCCGGCCGTCCAGGCCAACGCCTGGAACCTGCACGGCAGCGGCAAGACCAAGGTCGCACCCAACACCGTGGGCATCCCCAAGCCCTGAGCCAGCGATGACCGCTCCCGCCCCGCTTCCCGAGCAGTCCGTGGCCGCGGGCCCCGGCGAGCACCATGCGCCGCCACGCGCCGACCTGCACGACGCGATCGGCTGGTGCGTGTTCGGCGCCGCGGTGGTGGCCGGTTCGCTCACCATGGACCGGCTGGAGCAGCAGAACATCAACCCGGTCACGGTGCCGGGCCTGCTGCCCGGCCTGCTGGGCGGCGCCATGGTGCTGCTCGGGCTGGTGCTGGGCGTGCGCAGCTGGCGCCGCGGCGCGCTGGCGCAGCCCCTGCCCCCGCCCGACGCCGACGCCCGCGAGCAGCGCCGCCGGGTGGCGATCGCGGTGGCGCTCTGCCTGGGCTACGGCGTGGTCCTGATCGGCCACGGCCTGCCGTTCTGGCTGGCCTCCAGCATCTATGTCACCGGCTCCATCCTGGTGTTCCAGCGCCTGAGCCGCGATCCGGCCGAGCGCGCCGCCGGCCCGCGCGCCTGGGCCCGCGCCCTGGCCATCGGCGTCATCTCCTCCGTCGTCACCTGGCTGGTGTTCGAGCACCTGTTCCTGGTGCGCATGCCCTGAGACCACTCTTTTTCGTCGACCCGCTGCCATGCTGCAAGGACTGTCGGACCTGGGCCAGGCCTACCTGAGCTTCATGAACCCGCTGACGCTGCTCTACGGGCTGGGCGGGGCCTTCGTCGGCATCGTGATGGGCATCCTGCCGGGCCTGTCGGCCACGCTGGCGATCGCGCTGCTCACCACGCTGACCATCAAGCTGGGCACCAACGACGCCATCCTGGTGCTGATCTGCTCCTACGTCGGCGCGCTGTACGGCGGCTCGCGCACCGCCATCCTGCTGAACATCCCCGGCACCGCCGCCAACGCCGCCTCCTGCGCCGACGGCTACGCCCTCGCGCTGCAGGGCCAGGCCGGCCGCGCGATCGGCATCGCCACCTCGGGCGCCTTCGTCAGCACGCTGCTGGGCGTGGTCTGCCTGGCGCTGTTCACGCCG
The sequence above is drawn from the Ramlibacter pinisoli genome and encodes:
- a CDS encoding excinuclease ABC subunit UvrA, coding for MARDRPRPDPERQPDEPAAPPPPGACVRVRGAREHNLKDVDVDIPRDALVVFTGVSGSGKSSLAFGTLYAEAQRRYLESVSPYARRLIDQAGVPDVDAIDGLPPAVALQQQRGTPSARSSVGSVTTLSSHLRMLYSRAGTYPARQPMLYAEDFSPNTPQGACPRCHGLGQVYEVAERAMVPDDSLSIRERAIASWPPAWHGQNLRDILVTLGYDVDKPWRELPKKDRDWILYTDETPTVPVYAGFTPRETRAALRAKTEPSYMGTFTGARAYVLQTFATTQSALMKKRVTRFLSGATCPVCEGKRLKPEALSVTFAGQDIGQLARLPLTSLRQLLEPAARGEFVAAHGQALGRAAARAAVTRRVAAGGAAHAAAPDVRRTPDLSEEKRLAAQRLARELVGRIATLEQLGLGYLSLDRSTPTLSPGELQRLRLATQLGSQLFGVVYVLDEPSAGLHPVDGEALFDALQRLRAAGNTLFVVEHDVATMRRADWLVDVGPDAGEHGGRVLYSGAPAGLAGVAESRTRPYLLGEVAAPVRAPRTPRGWLRLQGVHRNNLQGVDAEIPLGCLTVVTGVSGSGKSSLVTQALHDLVAAHLGGEAAPEAEADPLAERTEPVRGRIVAGLEAIGRLVQVDQKPIGRTPRSNLATYTGLFDAVRQLFAATPAARRRRYDAGRFSFNLPKGRCATCEGEGFVSVELLFMPSVYAPCPSCRGARYNAPTLEVRWEGRTIAEVLALTVDQATQLFAGEAAVARPLQVLQAIGLGYLRLGQPATELSGGEAQRIKLATELQRASRTPALYLLDEPTTGLHPADVDRLMAQLHQLADAGHTVVLVEHEMRVAAQADWVLDVGPGAGHDGGRIVAAGAPAQVAATRASRTAPYLAQALAEARRR
- a CDS encoding NAD-dependent epimerase/dehydratase family protein — encoded protein: MPLPDRFADVDQLEDALSSPSPALVQALRRVPGDLLVLGVGGKMGPTLARMARRADPDRRVIGVARFSQPGLREDLQRHGIECIEADLLSREALAGLPDAPNVVFMAGRKFGSTGSEWLTWAMNAHVPALVAERYARARIVAFSTACVYPFVDAAGPGAPESQPPTAPAGEYANSCVARERLFQHFSHQQRTPGRLLRLSYAIDMRYGVLHDVARKVLAREPIDLAMGHANIIWQGEANDWALRALAHCDTPTSPLNLSGPKVAIRAVAQGLGRRLGIAPVLTGAEARTAWLVDCAEAFRLFGLPQVSLETMLDWTADWAARGGASLNKPTHYEARDGKY
- a CDS encoding dihydrodipicolinate synthase family protein, encoding MHWTALPPEPLAVLRRGAVIPAHLLALDAGRRLDARRQRALTRYYLDAGAGGLAVGVHSTQFAIRDVGLYEPVLELALRTAHDWEPLGGRRPLFLVAGLAGGTAQAVREATIARGLGYHAGLLSLAALLGAGEDELVAHCEAVAAVLPLVGFYLQPAVGGIHLPASFWQRFAAIDNVVAIKMAPFHRYRTLDVIRGVVAARAEERVTLYTGNDDHIVLDLLAPFTLVRDGQPVTLRIRGGLLGHWSVWTRCAVELLERIHAAVAAGSVPPQLLALDAQVTDCNAALFDVAHDFHGCIAGCHEVLRRQGLLAGTWCLDPAEGLSAGQADELSRVARDYPHLVDDAFVARHRERWLA
- a CDS encoding tripartite tricarboxylate transporter substrate binding protein → MHKRLFLHAAAAAVALAVAGPAAAQAWKPSRPINLIVPWAAGGSTDQVTRVTAAELEKALGQTIVIVNQPGASGAIGTKSALDAAKDGYTWTAGAAQDLGTYQALGSVNTSIKDWHLFLNVANIQVIGVNPARPWKTAKELLDDMKAKPGQISVATAGVTSAAHAAMDQIVKATGVKYKEVSYDGGNPAVVATVAGEADLTTQLAVEQADMIRGKRLRPLATVSDKPLELEGYGSIPPLSQTVPGFTAPANYFGIFIPKGVPDEVVRTVEKIWAEQIAKSDSLKKYATSRGALFNPLAGEAAQKAVFPAVQANAWNLHGSGKTKVAPNTVGIPKP
- a CDS encoding tripartite tricarboxylate transporter TctB family protein; the protein is MTAPAPLPEQSVAAGPGEHHAPPRADLHDAIGWCVFGAAVVAGSLTMDRLEQQNINPVTVPGLLPGLLGGAMVLLGLVLGVRSWRRGALAQPLPPPDADAREQRRRVAIAVALCLGYGVVLIGHGLPFWLASSIYVTGSILVFQRLSRDPAERAAGPRAWARALAIGVISSVVTWLVFEHLFLVRMP